In Dehalococcoidia bacterium, a single window of DNA contains:
- a CDS encoding enoyl-CoA hydratase-related protein gives MVDYSRYRTLLIEKSDNGVCVVTMNRPEKRNAVNLQMHQELEQIWLHIAEDDEVRCIVLTGAGPAFCAGGDVEGMETGSFRPQGPRVPFYMVRRLISNLLEVEQPIVAAVNGDAAGLGATLALFCDIIVMSETARIADTHVRMGLVAGDGGVIIWPWLVGMARAKEFLLTGRWVDGREAERLGLVNYAVPADQVMPKAMEIAHILAQGAPMAIRWTKYAMNKVLREHVNLALDSSMFLEAMTMSSEDLQEAARAFRERRRPQFKGR, from the coding sequence ATGGTCGATTACAGCCGGTACCGCACCCTGCTCATAGAAAAGAGCGATAACGGCGTCTGTGTGGTGACCATGAACCGGCCGGAGAAGAGGAACGCCGTCAACCTGCAGATGCACCAGGAGCTGGAGCAGATCTGGCTCCATATCGCAGAGGATGACGAGGTACGATGCATCGTCCTCACGGGGGCGGGGCCCGCCTTCTGCGCGGGAGGCGATGTGGAGGGGATGGAGACGGGCTCCTTCCGTCCCCAGGGCCCCCGCGTGCCCTTTTATATGGTCCGACGCCTCATCTCCAACCTGCTGGAGGTGGAGCAACCCATCGTGGCCGCCGTCAACGGCGACGCCGCCGGCCTAGGGGCCACCTTGGCCCTCTTCTGCGACATCATCGTCATGAGTGAGACAGCCCGCATCGCCGACACTCACGTGCGCATGGGCCTGGTGGCCGGCGATGGTGGCGTCATCATCTGGCCCTGGCTGGTGGGGATGGCCCGCGCCAAGGAGTTCCTCCTCACCGGCAGGTGGGTGGACGGCAGGGAGGCGGAGCGCCTGGGCCTCGTCAACTACGCTGTCCCTGCCGACCAGGTCATGCCCAAGGCCATGGAGATAGCCCACATCCTGGCCCAAGGGGCGCCCATGGCCATCCGCTGGACCAAATACGCTATGAACAAGGTGTTGAGGGAGCACGTGAACCTGGCCTTGGACTCATCCATGTTCTTGGAAGCGATGACCATGAGCAGCGAGGACTTGCAGGAGGCGGCCCGGGCCTTCCGGGAACGCCGCCGACCGCAGTTCAAAGGTCGATAA
- a CDS encoding zinc-binding dehydrogenase — protein MAARLHAPSSPLLIEEVPVPTPSPGEALVRVLAAGVCGSDRHMFRGQLPVANTPIVLGHEIAGTVEAIGPGVQGVEPGQAVIVRPGIPCGRCRACQAGDDNLCPQQKVLGVSEDGGFAQYVRAPMDTLVPLPEGIPFEVGAILADAVATPYHALVVRGRLKEGERVLIIGPGGVGLHAVLLARALGADVVVASDVRPQALQRAGEMGAHHTILASETLHNEVQHLMGGVDLALDCVGQRETLMEAVRSLRPGGRAVIVGMG, from the coding sequence ATGGCGGCGCGGCTGCATGCGCCAAGCTCGCCCCTGCTCATCGAGGAAGTGCCGGTGCCCACCCCCAGCCCAGGCGAGGCCCTGGTGCGCGTGCTGGCAGCCGGCGTCTGCGGCTCCGACCGCCACATGTTCCGCGGCCAGCTGCCGGTGGCCAACACGCCCATCGTCTTGGGCCACGAGATAGCAGGCACGGTGGAGGCCATCGGCCCTGGCGTCCAGGGGGTGGAGCCTGGGCAGGCCGTCATCGTCAGGCCGGGCATCCCTTGCGGCCGATGCAGAGCTTGTCAGGCCGGCGATGACAACCTGTGCCCTCAACAGAAGGTCCTGGGCGTGAGCGAGGACGGCGGCTTCGCCCAGTACGTCCGGGCGCCCATGGATACCCTGGTGCCCTTGCCCGAGGGCATCCCCTTCGAGGTAGGTGCCATCCTGGCCGATGCGGTAGCCACGCCCTATCACGCCCTAGTGGTACGGGGCCGGCTGAAGGAAGGGGAGCGGGTGCTCATAATCGGTCCCGGGGGCGTAGGCCTTCACGCCGTGCTTCTGGCCCGGGCCCTGGGCGCCGACGTGGTGGTGGCCTCAGACGTGCGGCCCCAAGCCCTCCAGCGGGCGGGCGAGATGGGCGCCCACCACACCATCTTGGCATCAGAGACCCTCCATAATGAGGTTCAGCACCTGATGGGCGGCGTTGACCTCGCCCTGGACTGCGTGGGGCAGCGGGAGACGCTCATGGAGGCGGTACGCAGCCTCCGGCCCGGCGGACGCGCCGTCATTGTGGGCATGGGCTAA
- a CDS encoding citrate/2-methylcitrate synthase, protein MTQPPKRRHVGEFLAKGDWSDYWTTRISRVEEGRIWVRGYPLEEIVERLSFVEAMWLLIRGELPTKREAALWELLLKVAMDQQFISAATCAARFVASAHPESPIPGVAAGILAHGSVTGSPRPAAEMIYRTYQAMEREGLSPQEAGLRTVDAYLARGESVPGLGHPIHKTAEPRAELLRRKAQEMGAWGPKAQLMEVIQEATQQRIGKRLPINLAGMMAALYCELGFDPLEIEALAAISYGFAIAAHVVEEIKEGVPLRIIPEALGARYAGPPERHIPHDR, encoded by the coding sequence ATGACCCAGCCACCCAAGCGCCGCCATGTGGGGGAGTTCCTGGCGAAGGGCGATTGGAGCGATTATTGGACCACCCGCATCAGCCGCGTGGAGGAGGGGCGCATCTGGGTGCGCGGCTACCCCCTGGAGGAGATTGTGGAGAGGCTCTCCTTCGTAGAGGCGATGTGGCTGCTCATCCGAGGCGAGCTCCCCACCAAGCGGGAGGCTGCCCTATGGGAGCTCCTTCTGAAGGTGGCGATGGACCAGCAGTTCATAAGCGCCGCCACCTGCGCCGCCCGCTTCGTAGCCTCCGCCCATCCCGAGTCCCCCATTCCTGGAGTTGCCGCGGGGATACTGGCCCACGGCAGCGTTACCGGCTCCCCTCGGCCAGCGGCCGAGATGATCTACAGAACCTACCAGGCTATGGAGCGCGAAGGGCTATCGCCGCAGGAGGCCGGCCTGCGGACAGTGGACGCTTACCTTGCCCGCGGCGAGTCTGTCCCAGGCCTCGGGCACCCCATCCACAAGACCGCAGAGCCCCGGGCAGAGCTGCTCCGGCGCAAGGCGCAAGAGATGGGCGCCTGGGGCCCCAAGGCGCAGCTTATGGAGGTCATCCAGGAAGCCACCCAGCAGCGCATCGGCAAGAGGCTGCCCATCAACCTGGCGGGCATGATGGCCGCCCTCTACTGCGAGCTGGGGTTCGACCCCTTGGAGATAGAGGCCCTGGCCGCCATAAGCTATGGCTTCGCCATCGCCGCCCACGTGGTGGAGGAGATCAAGGAAGGCGTACCGTTGCGCATCATCCCTGAGGCATTGGGGGCCCGCTACGCCGGCCCCCCAGAGCGGCACATCCCACATGACCGGTGA